Genomic segment of Capsicum annuum cultivar UCD-10X-F1 unplaced genomic scaffold, UCD10Xv1.1 ctg74015, whole genome shotgun sequence:
TGGTTTACTTAGGTAGAACcaaccaaaaagaataaattgctctctgtggtttaaaataattttgatactataaaaataaaaggctgaaaatttaaattttgattgaagtgataagacttttactttaaaaaaacaaatactaaaaaagaagtattaatataGTTAAAATAAAGTGGGTCCAATAAGGGTAAAAtgtaattgtgcctttaaaaaaattccaaataagAAAAGACGACATTTATTTTCGGACGGACAAAAAAgaaaatggcgacacataatttgggacgtagggagtagtatttttatttggttcgaaggatatcatgtGCCTCAGCAGAGAAGTAAAGTTCTGCTCTCCTCTCTTTCTCTTGCGTATCTAGTTCTATAGCTTAGCCCTTACTTTTACAATGTAAGGGCAGAAcacatgtcaaaagttatttaatttcactaTTATGAGAATTTTGGGGGGTGTTGGAGACTTAATTAAAAAGTATTAATACTATGTAATATTGATTGGTAATATTTATgtctattaacattctaaaattaaattataaaatattatttttttaaagtgggCTGGCCCGTAAGGCCCGCAACCCACAGAGTAATAGTGTGGGCTTGATATTTTTTGGCTCATCATTTTGATTGGCTAGCCCAACCTACCCCGTCAAAATCAAAGCCCGTGTGGGCTAGCTCGGATGGGCTGAGCCGACCCGTATTGACATCTCTACAAAAGAAACTCTACATTATTGATACACAAAGGAGACTTTGGAATCTTGAAGAATGCACGGAGGTGAATTCAGGATTTTAAAACGCGGATGTATGAATGTGAAATTCATCAAGATGACCTACATTATGCATATTATACTAGACAAGGACCCCAGAAATGGGGACAAAACAAGAACAAATTCCATGAAAATGTGCACCAAGATCATAAATAACTTACACACCAGGATTTTCTAGGGTCTAGGGTGccccctaccccacccccacGCAAAACTTTCATCATCACCCTGTAAGACGAGGCCAACTTATCGAAAGATGGACATTGCTTCAGTTCATAAAACCTTTCGATAGGTGCTTGTTAGATCTTATTAAGCTTTTCTACTACGATGATAGGATTTGCTTTTGCTAGTGCATTCTGACCAGCATTCCTATAGTCAAACGGGTAGTTGTGTTTGTCAGAATAATGATGAACTATGCAGAAAAGATCACCACATTTGCAACTGAACTCCGTTAATCCCACACGCTTACGACAAGCTGTGCACTTTTTCAAACCCTCTTTTGACTTCGCTTGTGAAATCTGAGTGGCTAAATTTGCAGATGCAACCGCGGCACCTGGAAGAGCAAGTTCTGATTCATCGCTGCTTGAGCTTCTGCATACGACGTCTTTGCTGGATACAGCTACAAGCTTTGCATGTTCCTGCTTCAGTAGTATCATTTCCTTTTGACACTTGGAACACATATTCATCATAGCTGCACTACCAAAAAATCACAGTCGTTGATGCAGAGGACAGGGTCTTCTGGAGCTCGACAACCTGTCTCTTTAGATGACTGCATTTCTACAGTTAACAAGTCAAGTGCAACACCAcaagtgtcacgcctcaaatcctattggggcggactagcAC
This window contains:
- the LOC124894431 gene encoding zinc finger A20 and AN1 domain-containing stress-associated protein 8-like, which encodes MQSSKETAMMNMCSKCQKEMILLKQEHAKLVAVSSKDVVCRSSSSDESELALPGAAVASANLATQISQAKSKEGLKKCTACRKRVGLTEFSCKCGDLFCIVHHYSDKHNYPFDYRNAGQNALAKANPIIVVEKLNKI